One Pseudomonas entomophila genomic window carries:
- a CDS encoding pirin family protein: MKNIQGIHRSPHAHWVGDGFPVRSLFTYDHLARHISPFLLLDYAGPHDFTPTNARRGVGQHPHRGFETVTIVYQGELEHRDSTGAGGLIGPGDVQWMTAAGGIIHEEFHSPAFARSGGTLEMVQLWVNLPAKDKRAAAGYQTLLSSDIPVVTLAGEAGSLRVIAGRYGDHQGPARTFTEMDVWDIRLKAGAVLDLPVAAGRNAALVVLRGKLRVNGEREAGPASLVLFEREGESVRVEALEDVSVLLLSGEPIDEPIVGYGPFVMNSQAEIAESFDDFQAGRFGQVGGASH; encoded by the coding sequence ATGAAAAACATCCAAGGCATTCACCGCAGCCCCCACGCCCATTGGGTGGGTGACGGCTTCCCGGTGCGCAGCCTGTTCACCTACGACCACCTGGCCCGGCACATCAGCCCGTTCCTGCTGCTGGACTACGCCGGCCCCCACGATTTCACCCCCACCAACGCCCGCCGCGGCGTCGGCCAGCACCCGCACCGGGGTTTTGAAACGGTGACCATCGTCTACCAGGGCGAGTTGGAGCATCGCGACTCCACCGGCGCCGGTGGCCTGATCGGCCCGGGCGACGTGCAGTGGATGACCGCCGCCGGCGGTATCATCCACGAAGAGTTCCATTCACCGGCCTTTGCCCGCAGCGGTGGCACGCTGGAAATGGTCCAGCTGTGGGTCAACCTGCCGGCCAAGGACAAGCGTGCCGCGGCCGGTTACCAGACCTTGCTGTCCAGTGATATCCCGGTGGTGACGCTGGCAGGCGAGGCGGGCAGCCTGCGGGTGATTGCCGGGCGATACGGGGACCACCAGGGGCCCGCTCGGACCTTCACCGAGATGGATGTGTGGGATATCCGCCTGAAGGCCGGCGCGGTACTGGACCTGCCGGTTGCGGCAGGGCGCAATGCGGCGCTGGTGGTGCTGCGCGGCAAGCTGCGGGTCAACGGCGAGCGTGAAGCCGGCCCGGCCAGCCTGGTGCTGTTCGAGCGCGAGGGGGAGTCGGTGCGGGTCGAGGCGCTGGAGGATGTCAGCGTGCTGCTGCTCAGTGGCGAGCCGATCGATGAGCCCATCGTCGGCTATGGGCCGTTCGTGATGAACAGCCAGGCGGAGATCGCCGAGTCGTTCGATGATTTCCAGGCTGGGCGGTTTGGCCAGGTGGGTGGCGCCAGCCATTGA
- a CDS encoding RidA family protein, which yields MPTHTRIRMFNTKATYPNQTLDNDLCQAVRAGNTIYVRGQVGTDFEGRLVGLGDPRAQAEQAMKNVKQLLEEAGSDLSHIVKTTTYITDPRFREPVYMEVGKWLKGVFPISTGLVVAGLAQAEWLMEIDVIAVVPDQA from the coding sequence ATGCCTACCCACACTCGCATCCGCATGTTCAACACCAAGGCGACCTACCCCAACCAGACCCTGGACAACGACCTGTGCCAGGCTGTGCGGGCCGGCAACACCATCTACGTGCGCGGCCAGGTCGGTACCGATTTCGAAGGGCGGCTGGTGGGCCTGGGCGACCCACGGGCCCAGGCCGAACAGGCGATGAAGAACGTCAAGCAGTTGCTTGAAGAGGCCGGCTCCGACCTGTCGCACATCGTCAAGACCACCACCTACATCACCGACCCGCGCTTCCGCGAGCCGGTTTACATGGAAGTGGGCAAGTGGCTGAAGGGGGTATTCCCGATTTCCACCGGGTTGGTGGTGGCGGGGTTGGCCCAGGCTGAGTGGTTGATGGAGATCGATGTGATTGCGGTGGTGCCCGATCAAGCCTGA
- a CDS encoding flavin-containing monooxygenase: MTLNNIEIDTLVVGAGQAGVAMSEHLSKLGVPHLVLERKRIAEAWRTGRWDSLVANGPVWHDRFPGLEFDLDADAFAGKDQVADYFEQYVRKYNLPVRTGVEVKQVVRNADRPGFTIETNQGVIRANRVVAATGPFQRPVIPVIAPKDERLHQIHSAAYFNPRQLPDGAVLVVGAGSSGVQIAEELMRAGRQVYLSVGAHDRPPRSYRNRDFCWWLGVLGEWDAEIAKPGREHVTIAVSGARGGHTVDFRALAHQGMTLVGLTQSFEGGVARFQDNLADNINRGDENYLALLDAADAFIERNGLDLPEEPEARKRLPDPDCVSNPLLELDLAQANVTSIIWATGYGVDFSWLQVDAFDANGKPQHQRGVSKEPGVYFLGLPWLSRRGSSFIWGVWHDAKHVAGHIATQRTYLAYRDREQRAADEQQPSICNVSTFGAH, encoded by the coding sequence ATGACACTGAACAACATCGAAATCGACACCCTCGTGGTCGGCGCCGGCCAGGCCGGCGTGGCCATGAGCGAACACCTGAGCAAGCTCGGCGTGCCGCACCTGGTGCTGGAGCGCAAGCGCATCGCCGAAGCTTGGCGCACCGGCCGCTGGGACTCGCTGGTGGCCAACGGCCCGGTCTGGCACGACCGCTTCCCGGGCCTGGAGTTCGACCTCGACGCCGACGCCTTCGCCGGCAAGGACCAGGTCGCCGACTACTTCGAGCAATACGTGCGCAAGTACAACCTGCCGGTGCGCACCGGCGTCGAGGTGAAACAGGTGGTGCGCAATGCCGACCGCCCCGGCTTCACCATCGAGACCAACCAGGGCGTGATCCGCGCCAACCGCGTGGTGGCCGCCACCGGCCCGTTCCAGCGCCCGGTGATCCCGGTCATCGCGCCGAAGGACGAACGCCTGCACCAGATCCACTCCGCCGCCTACTTCAACCCACGGCAACTGCCCGACGGCGCAGTGCTGGTGGTGGGCGCCGGCTCCTCCGGGGTGCAGATCGCCGAGGAGCTGATGCGCGCCGGGCGCCAGGTCTACCTGTCGGTCGGCGCCCACGACCGGCCGCCGCGCAGCTACCGCAACCGTGATTTCTGCTGGTGGCTGGGCGTGCTGGGTGAATGGGACGCGGAGATCGCCAAGCCCGGCCGCGAGCACGTGACCATCGCCGTGTCCGGGGCACGCGGCGGCCACACCGTGGACTTCCGCGCCCTCGCCCATCAGGGTATGACCCTGGTCGGCCTGACCCAGTCGTTCGAAGGCGGTGTCGCACGCTTCCAGGACAACCTGGCCGACAACATCAACCGTGGCGACGAGAACTACCTGGCCCTGCTGGACGCCGCCGATGCCTTCATCGAGCGCAACGGCCTGGACCTGCCAGAGGAGCCCGAAGCCCGCAAGCGCCTGCCCGACCCTGACTGCGTCAGCAACCCGTTGCTGGAGCTGGACCTGGCCCAGGCCAACGTCACCTCGATCATCTGGGCCACCGGCTACGGCGTGGACTTCAGTTGGCTGCAGGTCGACGCCTTCGACGCCAACGGCAAGCCCCAGCACCAGCGGGGCGTGTCGAAGGAGCCCGGTGTGTACTTCCTCGGCCTGCCCTGGCTGTCACGCCGCGGCTCGTCATTCATCTGGGGTGTTTGGCACGACGCCAAGCATGTCGCCGGGCACATCGCCACTCAACGCACCTACCTGGCTTATCGCGACCGCGAGCAACGCGCGGCGGATGAACAGCAACCCTCGATCTGCAATGTCAGCACCTTCGGAGCCCACTGA
- a CDS encoding DUF1028 domain-containing protein yields the protein MTFSIIGRCAETGQVGIAISSSSIAVGARCPWVRAGVGAVATQNITLPALGPQILDALEQGQLPPAAALDRVLSANGWSEYRQVTVIDSQGQVALFTGKEALGVHNAVAGEQCAAAGNLLSSRAVIKAMVAAFEQTGGHLADRLLAAMHAAMAAGGEAGPVHSAALKIAGELTWPLVDLRVDWAEQDPIGALDNLWQAYRPQMQDYVTRALNPTAAPSYGVPGDE from the coding sequence ATGACCTTCTCCATCATTGGCCGCTGCGCGGAAACCGGCCAGGTCGGCATCGCTATCAGTTCATCCAGCATCGCCGTCGGCGCCCGCTGCCCCTGGGTTCGCGCTGGCGTCGGCGCGGTCGCCACCCAGAACATCACCTTGCCGGCGCTCGGCCCGCAGATCCTCGACGCTCTGGAACAAGGCCAACTGCCGCCCGCTGCGGCCCTGGACCGGGTGCTCAGCGCCAATGGCTGGAGCGAATATCGCCAGGTCACGGTGATCGACAGCCAGGGCCAGGTGGCCTTGTTCACCGGCAAGGAGGCGCTGGGCGTGCACAACGCGGTGGCGGGTGAGCAGTGCGCGGCGGCGGGCAACCTGTTGTCGTCGCGTGCGGTGATCAAGGCCATGGTCGCGGCCTTCGAACAGACCGGTGGCCACTTGGCCGACCGCCTGCTGGCGGCCATGCACGCGGCGATGGCGGCGGGCGGCGAGGCGGGGCCGGTGCACTCGGCGGCGCTGAAGATCGCTGGCGAGTTGACCTGGCCGCTGGTGGACCTACGCGTGGACTGGGCCGAGCAAGATCCGATCGGCGCCCTCGACAACCTGTGGCAGGCCTACCGCCCGCAGATGCAAGACTATGTGACCCGTGCGCTCAACCCGACCGCCGCGCCCAGCTATGGGGTGCCGGGTGATGAGTGA
- the argE gene encoding acetylornithine deacetylase, protein MSEFSSQALLARLVGFATVSRDSNLALISFIKDYLAGLGVESELFHNAEGTKANLFATLGPRDRGGVVLSGHTDVVPVDGQAWTFDPFQLTEHDGRLYGRGTADMKGFIASVLAAVPAFLAQPLRLPVHLAFSYDEEVGCLGVRSLLAALAQRPNKPTLCLIGEPTELKPVLGHKGKLAMRCQVQGAACHSAYAPYGVNAIEYAARLIGKLGEIGEGLALPRHHDPRFDPPFSTVQTGVIKGGRALNIVPEECEFDFEVRALPGFEAQTVADQLQTYAEAELLPRMRAVNDASDIRLQPLSAYPGLATPADSEAAQWVALLSGSSEFGTVAFGTEGGLFEQAGIPTVVCGPGSMDQGHKPDEFVSVEQLLGCDAMLLRLRDYLAVV, encoded by the coding sequence ATGAGTGAGTTCTCCAGCCAAGCGCTGCTGGCGCGGTTGGTGGGCTTTGCCACGGTCAGCCGTGATTCCAACCTGGCGCTGATCAGCTTCATCAAGGACTACCTGGCCGGCCTTGGCGTGGAAAGTGAGTTGTTCCATAACGCCGAAGGCACCAAGGCCAACCTGTTCGCCACCCTCGGCCCTCGCGACCGGGGCGGCGTGGTGCTGTCGGGGCACACCGATGTGGTGCCGGTCGACGGGCAGGCCTGGACCTTTGACCCGTTTCAGCTGACCGAGCACGATGGCCGTCTTTACGGGCGGGGCACCGCCGACATGAAGGGTTTCATCGCTTCGGTGCTGGCGGCCGTGCCGGCGTTCCTCGCGCAGCCGCTGCGCCTTCCCGTGCACCTGGCGTTCTCCTACGACGAGGAGGTTGGTTGCCTGGGCGTGCGCTCGCTGCTCGCCGCGTTGGCGCAACGGCCGAACAAGCCGACCCTGTGCCTGATCGGCGAGCCCACCGAGCTCAAGCCGGTGCTCGGCCACAAGGGCAAGCTGGCGATGCGCTGCCAGGTTCAGGGTGCAGCCTGCCATTCGGCCTACGCACCCTATGGGGTCAATGCCATCGAGTACGCGGCGCGGCTGATCGGCAAGCTCGGCGAGATCGGCGAGGGCCTGGCATTGCCACGCCACCATGACCCACGCTTCGATCCACCGTTTTCCACGGTGCAGACCGGCGTGATCAAAGGGGGGCGGGCGCTGAACATCGTGCCCGAGGAATGCGAGTTCGATTTCGAGGTGCGCGCCTTGCCGGGGTTCGAGGCGCAGACGGTCGCGGACCAGTTGCAGACCTATGCCGAGGCCGAGCTGCTGCCGCGCATGCGTGCGGTGAACGATGCCAGTGACATCCGCCTGCAGCCCCTGAGCGCCTATCCAGGACTGGCCACGCCGGCCGACAGCGAGGCGGCGCAGTGGGTGGCGTTGCTCAGTGGTTCGAGTGAATTCGGCACCGTGGCCTTCGGCACCGAAGGCGGGCTGTTCGAGCAGGCCGGCATCCCCACGGTAGTGTGCGGGCCGGGGAGCATGGATCAAGGGCACAAGCCGGACGAGTTCGTCAGCGTGGAGCAGTTGCTGGGTTGTGATGCGATGCTGTTGCGGTTGCGGGATTACCTGGCGGTTGTGTAA
- a CDS encoding gamma-glutamyl-gamma-aminobutyrate hydrolase family protein, with translation MSNSNIGNKQPSLRKPVVLMTMGSQERKGHDYQVMTHKYITPLVEFAGCVPVLVPTCCGIEDLDTYLDMADGVYLTGAGSNIDPALYGQENQTPGKGQDQNRDLFDIPLVKAAIKRGLPIFGICRGMQEINVALGGDIYQKVYAEPGFNDHRENPEDPVDVQYAAVHGVKIKPGSWLRDTLGTDEIRVNSLHGQGLRNLGAGIEPIAHAEDGLVEAIHAPTLSPFLFAVQWHPEWQAAKNPDSIKMFQAFGDACRAQVRKAQVKHHQAA, from the coding sequence ATGTCCAACAGCAACATTGGCAACAAGCAACCCTCCCTGCGCAAACCCGTCGTCCTGATGACCATGGGCAGCCAAGAGCGCAAAGGCCATGACTACCAGGTCATGACCCACAAATACATCACCCCGCTGGTCGAGTTCGCCGGTTGCGTCCCGGTCCTGGTGCCCACCTGCTGCGGCATCGAAGACCTCGACACTTACCTGGACATGGCCGACGGTGTGTACCTGACCGGCGCGGGCAGCAACATCGACCCGGCGCTCTACGGCCAGGAAAACCAGACCCCCGGCAAGGGCCAGGACCAGAACCGCGACCTGTTCGACATCCCGCTGGTCAAGGCGGCGATCAAGCGCGGCCTGCCGATCTTCGGCATCTGCCGCGGCATGCAGGAAATCAACGTGGCCCTGGGTGGCGATATCTACCAGAAGGTCTACGCCGAGCCAGGCTTCAACGACCACCGGGAAAACCCCGAAGACCCGGTCGACGTCCAGTACGCGGCGGTTCATGGCGTGAAGATCAAGCCAGGCAGCTGGCTGCGCGACACCCTGGGCACCGACGAAATCCGCGTCAACTCGCTGCACGGCCAGGGCCTGCGCAACCTGGGTGCCGGCATCGAGCCGATCGCCCACGCCGAGGACGGCCTGGTCGAGGCCATTCACGCCCCGACGCTCTCTCCCTTCCTGTTCGCGGTGCAATGGCACCCTGAGTGGCAGGCGGCGAAGAACCCTGATTCGATCAAGATGTTCCAGGCCTTCGGCGACGCCTGCCGCGCGCAGGTTCGCAAGGCCCAGGTCAAGCACCACCAGGCTGCCTGA
- a CDS encoding amino acid ABC transporter ATP-binding protein, which translates to MSASSSLASLAPLNPAPDPRPELIRIEGLNKHYGAFHVLHDIDLSVREGERIVLCGPSGSGKSTLIRCINRLEIAEQGRIQVGGIDLATTTRQAAQVRSEIGMVFQHFNLFPHMSVLDNCLLAPMSVRGLSRKDAEERARMYLSKVGIESQAHKYRNQLSGGQQQRVAIARALCMKPRIMLFDEPTSALDPEMVAEVLDVLVQLAGTGMTMLCVTHEMGFARQVAERVLFLEGGQIIEDSPPEVFFGQPRTARAQAFLKQILH; encoded by the coding sequence ATGTCCGCATCCTCCAGTCTTGCCAGCCTTGCCCCGTTGAACCCGGCACCCGACCCGCGCCCGGAACTGATCCGCATCGAGGGTCTGAACAAGCACTACGGCGCCTTCCATGTGCTGCACGATATCGACCTGTCGGTGCGCGAGGGCGAGCGCATCGTGCTCTGCGGCCCTTCGGGTTCGGGCAAGTCGACGCTGATCCGCTGCATCAACCGCCTGGAAATTGCCGAGCAAGGCCGCATCCAGGTCGGCGGCATCGACCTCGCCACCACCACGCGCCAGGCCGCCCAGGTGCGCAGCGAGATCGGCATGGTGTTCCAGCACTTCAACCTGTTCCCGCACATGAGCGTGCTCGACAACTGCCTGCTGGCGCCGATGAGCGTGCGTGGGTTGTCGCGCAAGGACGCCGAGGAGCGGGCGCGGATGTACCTGAGCAAGGTTGGTATCGAGAGCCAGGCGCACAAATACCGCAACCAGCTGTCCGGTGGCCAGCAGCAGCGCGTGGCGATTGCCCGGGCGCTGTGCATGAAGCCGCGGATCATGCTGTTCGACGAGCCGACCTCGGCGCTCGACCCGGAGATGGTCGCCGAAGTGCTGGATGTGCTGGTGCAACTGGCAGGCACCGGCATGACCATGCTCTGTGTCACCCATGAGATGGGCTTTGCGCGCCAGGTGGCCGAGCGGGTGCTGTTCCTGGAGGGTGGGCAGATCATCGAGGACAGCCCGCCAGAGGTGTTCTTCGGGCAGCCGCGTACGGCGCGGGCACAGGCGTTTCTCAAGCAGATCCTGCATTAG
- a CDS encoding NAD(P)/FAD-dependent oxidoreductase — protein MHCQTIVLGAGIVGVSTALHLQARGRQVILVDRDEPGSGTSHGNAGLIERSSVIPYAFPRKFGALLRYGLNRQPDVRYSLTHLPKAAPWLLRYWQQSAPGRLAKAAADMLPLVQRSVEEHDALIDAAGLHDLVQAKGWIEVYRDGALFEQAKHELPGLARYGLRYEILEREQLQAREQQLDGGVVGGIHWLDPKTVSNPGGLTRGYAGLFVQRGGQFLHGDARSLRQVDGGWQVDTQRGPVRAEEVVACLGPQSAELYETLGYDFPLGIKRGYHMHYVTRDGAELRHSVCDTQGGYVLAPMARGVRLTTGIEFAASDAAANEIQLRRCEALARQLFPALGERLDDKPWLGRRPCLPDMRPVIGPAPRHKGLWFNFGHAHHGLTLGPVSGRLLAELLTGQHPFTDPAPYSAARFD, from the coding sequence ATGCATTGCCAAACCATCGTTCTGGGCGCCGGCATCGTCGGCGTCAGCACCGCGCTGCACCTGCAGGCGCGTGGGCGCCAGGTGATCCTGGTCGACCGCGACGAGCCCGGCAGCGGCACCAGCCACGGCAATGCCGGGCTGATCGAGCGCTCCAGCGTGATCCCCTACGCCTTCCCGCGAAAGTTCGGCGCACTGCTGCGCTACGGCCTGAACCGCCAACCGGACGTGCGCTACAGCCTGACGCACCTGCCCAAGGCGGCGCCCTGGCTGTTGCGCTACTGGCAGCAGTCGGCGCCAGGGCGCCTGGCCAAGGCCGCCGCGGACATGCTGCCGCTGGTGCAGCGCAGTGTCGAGGAACACGACGCGCTGATCGACGCTGCCGGGCTGCACGACCTCGTGCAGGCCAAGGGCTGGATCGAGGTGTACCGCGACGGCGCGCTGTTCGAGCAGGCCAAGCATGAGCTGCCTGGCCTGGCCCGCTATGGGCTGCGCTATGAAATCCTCGAACGCGAGCAACTCCAGGCCCGCGAACAGCAGCTTGACGGTGGCGTGGTCGGCGGCATCCACTGGCTGGACCCAAAGACCGTGAGCAACCCCGGCGGCCTCACCCGGGGCTATGCCGGGTTGTTCGTCCAGCGCGGCGGGCAGTTCCTGCACGGCGATGCGCGCAGCCTGCGCCAGGTCGACGGCGGCTGGCAGGTGGACACGCAGCGTGGCCCGGTCCGTGCCGAGGAGGTGGTGGCCTGCCTCGGTCCGCAATCGGCCGAGCTCTATGAAACGCTGGGCTATGACTTCCCCCTGGGAATCAAGCGCGGCTACCACATGCACTACGTCACCCGCGACGGTGCCGAGCTGCGCCACTCGGTGTGCGACACCCAGGGCGGCTATGTGCTGGCGCCCATGGCCCGAGGCGTGCGCCTGACCACCGGTATCGAGTTCGCAGCCAGCGACGCGGCGGCCAACGAGATCCAGCTGCGGCGCTGCGAAGCGTTGGCCCGCCAGCTGTTCCCGGCCCTGGGCGAGCGCCTCGACGACAAGCCCTGGCTGGGCCGGCGCCCCTGCCTGCCGGACATGCGCCCGGTGATCGGCCCGGCGCCACGGCACAAGGGCCTGTGGTTCAACTTCGGCCACGCCCACCACGGCCTGACCCTGGGCCCGGTCAGCGGCCGCCTGTTGGCGGAACTGCTCACCGGCCAGCATCCCTTCACCGACCCTGCGCCCTACAGCGCCGCACGCTTCGACTGA
- a CDS encoding ABC transporter permease gives MSLEQLLAYVLDPDLLERYGPRFVDGLLVTAKLVAISFTLGALLGMLLALARLSRSRVLQRLAAGYVYFFRGSPLLAQLFLLYYGLGSLKGFWQDVGLWWFFREAWYCALLAFTLNTAAYQAEIFRASLMAVAPGQYEAARALNLKRSTTFFKVVLPQSLLVAIGPLGNELIMMIKASAIASLVTIYDLMGVTKLAFSRSFDFQIYLWAAVLYLLIVELVRRTLKHLEARLGRHLN, from the coding sequence ATGAGCCTCGAGCAACTGCTGGCCTATGTGCTCGACCCAGACCTGCTGGAGCGCTATGGCCCGCGCTTCGTCGACGGCCTGCTGGTAACCGCCAAGCTGGTGGCGATTTCGTTCACCCTCGGCGCGCTGCTGGGGATGCTGCTGGCCCTGGCGAGGTTGTCGCGCAGCCGGGTGCTGCAACGCCTGGCGGCGGGCTATGTGTACTTTTTCCGTGGTTCACCGCTGCTGGCCCAGCTGTTCCTGCTGTACTACGGCCTGGGCTCGCTGAAAGGCTTCTGGCAGGACGTCGGGCTGTGGTGGTTCTTCCGCGAAGCCTGGTACTGCGCCCTGCTCGCCTTCACCCTCAACACCGCCGCCTACCAGGCCGAGATCTTCCGCGCCAGCCTGATGGCGGTCGCGCCCGGCCAGTACGAAGCGGCCAGGGCGTTGAACCTCAAGCGCTCCACCACCTTCTTCAAGGTGGTCCTGCCGCAGTCGCTGCTGGTGGCCATCGGGCCGCTGGGCAACGAGCTGATCATGATGATCAAGGCCAGCGCCATCGCCTCGCTGGTGACGATCTACGACCTGATGGGGGTGACCAAGCTGGCCTTCTCGCGCAGCTTCGACTTCCAGATCTACCTGTGGGCGGCAGTGCTCTACCTGCTGATCGTCGAGCTCGTGCGCCGCACCCTGAAACACCTGGAGGCCCGCCTGGGCCGCCACCTGAACTGA
- a CDS encoding ABC transporter permease, with translation MLDQLSLLSFASGGWGQALLAGALVTVSLALACLPIGLPLGLVVALAARSRKRLPRAWATTFSTVFRGLPELLTLLIIYYGCQIAAQKILAALGYPGEVLINTFLAAMIAFSLVFAAFSSEIWLMAFKTLPKGQLEACSALGLGRRTGFFKVVLPQLARIALPGLSNNWLSLLKDTSLVSTISLIDLMRQTNLAVSVTKEPMFFYGVACLVYLLFSALSGRVFALLERRSNRHLQGARP, from the coding sequence ATGCTCGATCAACTCTCCCTGCTCTCCTTCGCCAGCGGTGGCTGGGGCCAGGCGCTGCTGGCCGGCGCCCTGGTGACCGTGTCGCTGGCCCTGGCCTGCCTGCCCATCGGCCTGCCGCTGGGCTTGGTCGTGGCCCTGGCCGCCCGTTCGCGCAAGCGCCTGCCACGGGCCTGGGCGACCACCTTCTCCACGGTGTTCCGTGGCCTGCCCGAACTGCTCACGCTGCTGATCATCTACTACGGCTGCCAGATCGCCGCGCAGAAGATCCTCGCCGCCCTGGGCTACCCCGGCGAAGTGCTGATCAACACCTTCCTCGCCGCCATGATCGCCTTCAGCCTGGTGTTCGCGGCGTTCTCCAGCGAAATCTGGCTGATGGCCTTCAAGACCCTGCCCAAGGGTCAGCTGGAAGCCTGCTCGGCCCTGGGCCTGGGCCGGCGCACGGGATTCTTCAAGGTGGTGCTGCCACAACTGGCGCGCATCGCCCTGCCGGGCCTGTCGAACAACTGGCTGAGCTTGCTGAAGGACACGTCGCTGGTCTCGACCATCTCGCTGATCGACCTGATGCGCCAGACCAACCTGGCGGTCAGCGTAACCAAGGAGCCGATGTTCTTCTATGGCGTCGCCTGCCTGGTCTACCTGCTGTTCTCGGCGCTGTCGGGCAGGGTCTTCGCCCTGCTCGAGCGGCGCAGCAACCGCCACCTGCAAGGAGCCCGTCCATGA
- a CDS encoding transporter substrate-binding domain-containing protein: MKRTMAVVGACALWLAGNASAETLRFATEGAYPPFNYVDANNQLHGFDVDITHALCEQMKVECTLVAQDWEGIIPALMARKYDAVVASMIDTQERRKKIAFTDHYYRTPLTVAVAKDSKISDTQTNFKGYTVGAQSSSTQAIYAEDVYGKAGAEVKLYPTMDEANADLAAGRLDGVIADKFPLHEWLSKNGQGCCKILGDVANTKADAAIAVRQEDEALRTRLNEALAAIVANGTYQKIAGKYFAFDIYQ, from the coding sequence ATGAAAAGAACCATGGCTGTGGTGGGTGCGTGCGCCCTGTGGCTGGCGGGCAACGCCAGCGCCGAGACCCTGCGCTTCGCCACCGAGGGGGCCTACCCGCCCTTCAACTACGTCGACGCCAATAACCAGTTGCACGGCTTCGACGTCGACATCACCCATGCCCTGTGCGAGCAGATGAAAGTCGAGTGCACCCTGGTGGCGCAGGACTGGGAGGGCATCATCCCGGCGCTGATGGCGCGCAAGTATGACGCCGTGGTCGCCTCGATGATCGACACCCAGGAGCGGCGCAAGAAGATCGCCTTCACCGACCACTACTACCGCACCCCATTGACCGTGGCGGTGGCCAAGGACAGCAAGATCAGCGACACGCAGACCAACTTCAAGGGCTACACGGTCGGCGCGCAGTCCTCCTCGACCCAGGCGATCTACGCCGAGGACGTGTACGGCAAGGCCGGCGCCGAGGTGAAGCTGTACCCGACCATGGACGAGGCGAATGCTGACCTTGCCGCCGGGCGCCTGGATGGGGTGATCGCCGACAAGTTCCCGTTGCATGAGTGGTTGAGCAAGAACGGCCAGGGTTGCTGCAAGATTCTCGGGGATGTCGCCAACACCAAGGCCGACGCGGCGATTGCCGTGCGCCAGGAGGACGAGGCCCTGCGCACCCGGTTGAACGAGGCGCTGGCGGCGATCGTGGCCAATGGCACGTACCAGAAGATCGCTGGCAAGTACTTCGCCTTCGATATCTACCAGTAG
- a CDS encoding MurR/RpiR family transcriptional regulator: MSQSIKQRLESSLHTAAASGRQIASYMLANLHELPFQTSASIAGKLGVSESSVGRFCRALGYAHLKALKQDLQNDLGDGPWLVGDRLQEFRQQPEDHQRSGSLELEMAALVRVHEYSRGEAWQQVARRLADKPRVFIAGFQTERGIAMCMSHLLQYLRDGVQLVDGSAGHFGEVLLGRPESCALVVFEARRYSRHALQLCQKARALGIPVTLVTDTFCDWADANADEVFRIPSEFNLFWESTATMLSWVHLMVNEVCKKLGPDVERRLEATAALHNEFVGYTAGKQQ, translated from the coding sequence ATGAGCCAATCGATCAAGCAACGTCTGGAAAGCAGCCTGCACACCGCAGCAGCTTCCGGCCGCCAGATCGCCAGCTACATGCTCGCCAACCTCCACGAGCTGCCGTTCCAGACCTCGGCGAGCATCGCCGGCAAGCTGGGCGTGAGCGAATCGAGCGTCGGCCGGTTCTGCCGCGCCCTCGGCTATGCCCACCTCAAGGCGCTCAAGCAGGACCTGCAGAACGACCTGGGTGATGGCCCCTGGCTGGTGGGCGATCGCTTGCAGGAATTCCGCCAGCAACCCGAGGACCACCAACGCTCGGGCAGCCTGGAGCTGGAGATGGCCGCGCTGGTGCGCGTGCACGAATACAGCCGCGGCGAAGCCTGGCAGCAGGTCGCCCGGCGCCTGGCCGACAAGCCGCGGGTGTTCATCGCCGGGTTCCAGACCGAACGCGGCATCGCCATGTGCATGAGCCACCTGCTGCAGTACCTTCGCGATGGCGTGCAACTGGTCGATGGCAGCGCCGGGCACTTCGGCGAAGTGCTGCTGGGCCGCCCGGAAAGCTGCGCGCTGGTGGTGTTCGAGGCGCGCCGCTACTCACGCCACGCCCTGCAGCTGTGCCAGAAGGCGCGCGCGCTGGGCATCCCGGTGACGCTGGTCACCGACACTTTCTGTGACTGGGCCGATGCCAACGCCGACGAGGTGTTCCGCATCCCCAGCGAATTCAACCTGTTCTGGGAATCCACCGCGACGATGCTGTCGTGGGTGCACCTGATGGTCAACGAGGTCTGCAAAAAGCTCGGACCGGATGTTGAAAGACGCTTGGAAGCAACTGCCGCTCTACATAACGAGTTCGTCGGCTACACGGCGGGCAAACAACAATAG